A region from the Pogoniulus pusillus isolate bPogPus1 chromosome 13, bPogPus1.pri, whole genome shotgun sequence genome encodes:
- the METTL22 gene encoding methyltransferase-like protein 22 isoform X1 has translation MVDVTEEEMDNPTFRSDTVLSDVHLHCPNKRHLMVRLNAVGQPVFLSYFKLLWNTEDLTSEKHVREAATEKEHHYRSGEDLCNEDRNNLEERELNSKVEALLDDDGDLDVVRRPRSASDLEAEDLLRDRVCPVILMKGEEDALEDKEQKCTCTDVVKIEHTMATPLEDVGKQVCILPCCLCIVLLHLFSFNCFSSPQVWRAAFLLADYIVFKRDTFRCCSVLELGGGTGITSIIMGTVAKRVYCTDVGEDLLAMCEQNVALNKHLMELGRGEVKVKELDWLKDEFCTDPEAPYSWSEEEIADLHDHCTVIMAADVFYDDDLTDALFRTLHRITHNLRNSCTVYLALEKRLNFTLRHMDVTCEAYSHFRNTLNDLESLQDRGIKYTAEPIKLDFCQALVYERIEQLELWKITAEQLTGT, from the exons ATGGTCGATGTAACAGAGGAGGAGATGGATAACCCCACATTTAGAAGTGACACTGTACTTTCTGACGTTCACTTACACTGTCCAAACAAAAGACATCTCATGGTACGATTAAATGCAGTTGGACAGCCAG TATTTCTGTCCTATTTCAAACTTCTTTGGAACACAGAAGATTTGACATCTGAGAAACATGTAAGAGAAGCTGCAACAGAAAAAGAACACCATTACAGAAGTGGAGAGGATCTGTGCAATGAGGACAGAAATAACCTAGAAGAAAGAGAATTAAATAGTAAAGTAGAAGCTCTGCTAGATGATGATGGAGATTTGGATGTGGTCAGACGACCTCGAAGTGCCTCTGATTTAGAAGCAGAAGATCTTTTGAGGGATAGAGTGTGTCCTGTAATTCTAATGAAAGGGGAAGAAGATGCTTTGGAAGACAAAGAACAAAAATGCACTTGCACTGATGTGGTTAAAATAG aaCATACTATGGCAACACCCTTAGAAGATGTTGGTAAACAAGTATGTATTCTGCCTTGCTGTTTATGCATTGTACTTCTGCATTTATTCAGTTTTaactgcttctcctctccacaggtGTGGCGTGCAGCCTTTCTTCTTGCTGATTACATTGTGTTTAAACGGGACACATTCAGATGTTGCTCGGTGCTAGAGCTTGGAGGTGGCACTGGAATCACCAGCATTATCATGGGGACAGTTGCCAAGAGAGTTTATTGCACAG ATGTAGGTGAAGATCTTCTGGCCATGTGTGAACAAAATGTTGCATTGAACAAACACCTGATGGAGCTGGGAA GAGGAGAAGTTAAAGTGAAAGAGCTGGACTGGCTGAAAGATGAGTTCTGCACTG ATCCTGAAGCTCCTTATAGCTGGTCTGAAGAAGAGATTGCAGATTTGCATGACCACTGTACTGTGATAATGGCAGCTGATG TGTTCTATGATGATGACCTGACAGATGCCTTGTTCAGAACtctgcatagaatcacacaCAACTTGAGAAATTCTTGCACAGTTTACCTAGCATTAGAAAAGAG GCTGAACTTCACTTTAAGACATATGGATGTTACATGTGAAGCCTACAGTCATTTCAGAAATACTCTAAATGATTTGGAGAGCCTCCAAGACAGAGGAATTAAATACACTGCAGAGCCCATTAAGCTTGATTTCTGCCAGGCTCTCGTTTATGAACGAATTGAGCAGTTG GAATTGTGGAAGATCACTGCTGAACAGCTAACGGGGACATGA
- the METTL22 gene encoding methyltransferase-like protein 22 isoform X2: MVDVTEEEMDNPTFRSDTVLSDVHLHCPNKRHLMVRLNAVGQPVFLSYFKLLWNTEDLTSEKHVREAATEKEHHYRSGEDLCNEDRNNLEERELNSKVEALLDDDGDLDVVRRPRSASDLEAEDLLRDRVCPVILMKGEEDALEDKEQKCTCTDVVKIEHTMATPLEDVGKQVWRAAFLLADYIVFKRDTFRCCSVLELGGGTGITSIIMGTVAKRVYCTDVGEDLLAMCEQNVALNKHLMELGRGEVKVKELDWLKDEFCTDPEAPYSWSEEEIADLHDHCTVIMAADVFYDDDLTDALFRTLHRITHNLRNSCTVYLALEKRLNFTLRHMDVTCEAYSHFRNTLNDLESLQDRGIKYTAEPIKLDFCQALVYERIEQLELWKITAEQLTGT, translated from the exons ATGGTCGATGTAACAGAGGAGGAGATGGATAACCCCACATTTAGAAGTGACACTGTACTTTCTGACGTTCACTTACACTGTCCAAACAAAAGACATCTCATGGTACGATTAAATGCAGTTGGACAGCCAG TATTTCTGTCCTATTTCAAACTTCTTTGGAACACAGAAGATTTGACATCTGAGAAACATGTAAGAGAAGCTGCAACAGAAAAAGAACACCATTACAGAAGTGGAGAGGATCTGTGCAATGAGGACAGAAATAACCTAGAAGAAAGAGAATTAAATAGTAAAGTAGAAGCTCTGCTAGATGATGATGGAGATTTGGATGTGGTCAGACGACCTCGAAGTGCCTCTGATTTAGAAGCAGAAGATCTTTTGAGGGATAGAGTGTGTCCTGTAATTCTAATGAAAGGGGAAGAAGATGCTTTGGAAGACAAAGAACAAAAATGCACTTGCACTGATGTGGTTAAAATAG aaCATACTATGGCAACACCCTTAGAAGATGTTGGTAAACAA gtGTGGCGTGCAGCCTTTCTTCTTGCTGATTACATTGTGTTTAAACGGGACACATTCAGATGTTGCTCGGTGCTAGAGCTTGGAGGTGGCACTGGAATCACCAGCATTATCATGGGGACAGTTGCCAAGAGAGTTTATTGCACAG ATGTAGGTGAAGATCTTCTGGCCATGTGTGAACAAAATGTTGCATTGAACAAACACCTGATGGAGCTGGGAA GAGGAGAAGTTAAAGTGAAAGAGCTGGACTGGCTGAAAGATGAGTTCTGCACTG ATCCTGAAGCTCCTTATAGCTGGTCTGAAGAAGAGATTGCAGATTTGCATGACCACTGTACTGTGATAATGGCAGCTGATG TGTTCTATGATGATGACCTGACAGATGCCTTGTTCAGAACtctgcatagaatcacacaCAACTTGAGAAATTCTTGCACAGTTTACCTAGCATTAGAAAAGAG GCTGAACTTCACTTTAAGACATATGGATGTTACATGTGAAGCCTACAGTCATTTCAGAAATACTCTAAATGATTTGGAGAGCCTCCAAGACAGAGGAATTAAATACACTGCAGAGCCCATTAAGCTTGATTTCTGCCAGGCTCTCGTTTATGAACGAATTGAGCAGTTG GAATTGTGGAAGATCACTGCTGAACAGCTAACGGGGACATGA
- the TMEM114 gene encoding transmembrane protein 114 yields the protein MKLNLGVLSFFVALVGVSSFVFLVVAIATDFWYIIDASKLETSRNGTDALSSHSGLWRTCRVRSECYPLINPFWHESANITESHRQLLYMHGTFVILMPLSLILMIFGGMTGFISILARAYLLLLMTGLLFLFGALVTLAGIGVYIAYSAAAFEEAVCLLRSKDLLVEIDIRFGWSLALVWISFVAEVLTGAVFLLAARIVGVKRRREQAL from the exons ATGAAGCTTAACCTGGGCGTCCTCTCCTTCTTCGTGGCCCTGGTGGGAGTTTCAAGCTTCGTCTTCCTCGTGGTGGCCATCGCGACGGACTTCTGGTACATCATCGATGCCTCCAAGCTGGAGACGTCCCGCAACGGCACGGATGCCCTCAGCTCGCACTCGGGCTTGTGGCGGACCTGCCGCG TGAGGAGCGAGTGTTACCCTTTGATAAACCCCTTCTGGCACGAGAGTGCAAACATCACTGAATCACACAGACAACTTTTGT acATGCATGGAACATTTGTCATCCTGATGCCTCTCAGCCTGATATTGATGATTTTTGGTGGAATGACTGGATTCATCAGTATTCTTGCCAGAGCCTACCTGCTGCTTCTAATGACTggactgctttttctttttggag ctctTGTAACACTTGCCGGGATCGGTGTCTATATTGCATattcagctgctgcctttgaagAAGCTGTCTGTCTTCTGAGGAGTAAGGATCTCCTGGTGGAAATCGACATCAGGTTCGGCTGGTCGCTGGCACTGGTCTGGATCTCCTTTGTGGCAGAAGTGCTGACCGgggctgtgtttctgctggcAGCAAGGATTGTTGGTGTGAAGCGTCGGCGCGAGCAGGCGCTATGA